In the genome of Mycoplasma seminis, one region contains:
- the hisS gene encoding histidine--tRNA ligase, with protein MINKIKGTKDFSVTESILKDFVLTSFENVVTKHEFKMIETPIIEQTSLFKRSVGDSEIAKKEMYEFKDKGDRELCLRPEGTASFVRAYIENKWYADDFDRFAYCGPMFRYEQPQKGRYRQFYQAGVEYVGGKNYLKDAEVIFTANELLELFNLEFELKINSIGDKQSRANYEEALYQYLIQYKDQLSQISQERLADKKVLRILDDKEDSKKPFMKNIPLIQDYLTVESKEYFENILKTLDANGIEYKVSNELVRGLDYYDEVVFEFVSTEKNAGSQATLIGGGRYSNLIAELGGPKVSSVGFGFGVDRLIDMIREDFAEVTEVEKQARHVDIYIAMSEYKENIDFAFWLANNHLRNFFTAEVEYELIKSKKVMDKANKHTAEFIIYDDKMCGGDQLLSVKSLKTKDKMSFAKTQAGIADLFTFLIENVSDEAEIEIDEVEEYITEEIMGKNEKDN; from the coding sequence ATGATAAATAAAATTAAAGGAACAAAAGATTTTTCAGTTACTGAAAGTATCTTGAAAGACTTCGTGTTAACTTCATTTGAAAATGTTGTAACTAAACACGAATTCAAAATGATTGAAACACCAATTATTGAACAAACTTCACTATTTAAAAGAAGTGTTGGAGATAGTGAAATAGCTAAAAAAGAAATGTATGAATTCAAGGATAAAGGTGATAGAGAGCTTTGCCTTCGTCCTGAAGGAACAGCTTCTTTTGTACGTGCTTACATTGAAAATAAATGATATGCGGATGATTTTGATCGTTTTGCATACTGCGGACCAATGTTTAGATATGAACAACCACAAAAGGGTAGATATAGACAATTTTATCAAGCTGGTGTGGAATATGTTGGGGGTAAAAATTATCTCAAGGATGCTGAAGTTATTTTTACAGCAAATGAATTACTTGAATTATTTAATTTAGAGTTCGAATTAAAAATTAATTCAATCGGAGATAAACAAAGTAGAGCTAATTATGAAGAAGCTTTATATCAATATTTAATTCAATACAAAGATCAATTAAGCCAAATTTCACAAGAAAGATTAGCTGATAAAAAAGTACTTCGCATTTTGGATGATAAAGAAGATAGCAAAAAACCTTTCATGAAAAACATTCCATTAATCCAAGATTACTTAACCGTAGAGTCAAAAGAATATTTTGAAAATATTTTAAAAACTTTAGATGCTAATGGAATTGAATACAAAGTTTCAAATGAATTAGTTAGAGGGCTTGATTACTATGATGAAGTAGTATTTGAATTTGTTTCAACAGAGAAAAATGCTGGTTCTCAAGCAACTCTAATTGGTGGAGGAAGATATTCTAACTTAATTGCTGAATTAGGCGGACCTAAAGTATCAAGTGTTGGATTTGGTTTTGGTGTTGATAGATTAATTGACATGATTAGAGAAGACTTTGCTGAAGTTACCGAAGTAGAAAAACAAGCAAGACACGTTGATATCTATATTGCAATGAGTGAATATAAAGAAAATATTGATTTTGCCTTTTGACTTGCAAACAACCACTTAAGAAACTTCTTTACTGCCGAAGTTGAATATGAATTAATTAAATCTAAAAAGGTTATGGATAAGGCAAATAAACACACAGCTGAGTTTATTATCTATGATGATAAAATGTGTGGTGGAGATCAATTGTTAAGTGTTAAATCACTTAAAACTAAAGATAAAATGTCATTTGCAAAAACACAAGCAGGTATTGCTGACTTATTTACATTTTTAATTGAAAATGTTTCAGATGAAGCAGAAATTGAAATTGATGAAGTTGAAGAATACATCACAGAAGAAATTATGGGGAAAAATGAAAAAGACAATTAA
- a CDS encoding MAG5620 family putative phospho-sugar mutase gives MQKVEHKLSTWYNLYSNEKIIDVSFEYFIRDIDNLFPNNEFYKRPKATIQGIEFDSLNQYGFSNLNLYTLLNVVDIFEEINKVNGFFRKKAKILFSLDDDKLYPSVLKNSLIRYFKNQKHYVYGFDVQKINQFIFQAAVDTLEFDFSIFISYNAANKKYYLQIYKGRELLNLQQQEALIDALFVNKKHFMLHTALDVIVLNVNKIIDSKIKHVVSRYLNSDNKLDYYSNLSVYLMVEDNNFEYILERFFSQVNIKYSKLNPLLNKDLLSTSSVIFWRWLRTANYKADLIIIFDKNQNLKLVVKTKEGYVNLNNDEIAYLFINSQYLYWKQNKLLEENKLFIPLNAASFVIQTLENYKINYKYEDQIQSASNVLFAYNLGFSNSIDCKLNYDSIEFLINFCFMLWNYKENNNLFTFKYKKMNDITKFLYLHTYQIKKDVKNTAQIFEYIQNNPSAFGKYKVAKLKAINYENDQVIYFFKLELKAKHHYSEMYFTYNKLNDQNEIKIETKTDLYKLNQLIEKIYIYHIQRKIIKKYLRLANKLNKAKDK, from the coding sequence ATGCAAAAAGTAGAACACAAATTATCCACTTGATATAATCTATATAGTAACGAAAAAATAATTGATGTCAGTTTTGAATATTTCATTCGTGACATTGATAATTTATTTCCGAATAATGAATTTTATAAGCGCCCAAAAGCAACAATTCAAGGTATAGAATTTGATTCCTTAAATCAATATGGTTTTAGTAATTTAAACTTATACACCTTGCTGAATGTTGTAGACATTTTTGAAGAGATTAATAAAGTTAATGGTTTCTTTAGAAAAAAAGCTAAAATTTTATTTTCTTTAGATGATGATAAATTGTATCCAAGTGTGCTAAAGAATTCATTAATTAGATATTTTAAAAACCAAAAGCATTATGTTTATGGTTTTGATGTGCAAAAGATTAATCAATTCATTTTTCAAGCTGCAGTTGATACTTTAGAATTTGATTTTTCAATTTTTATTTCATATAATGCTGCAAATAAAAAATATTATTTACAAATTTATAAAGGTAGAGAGCTACTTAATTTACAACAACAAGAAGCATTAATTGATGCTTTATTTGTCAATAAAAAGCATTTCATGTTGCATACGGCCTTAGATGTTATTGTGCTTAATGTTAACAAAATAATTGATAGCAAAATTAAACATGTTGTTAGCAGATATCTTAATAGTGATAATAAATTGGATTATTATTCAAATCTATCAGTTTATTTAATGGTTGAAGATAATAATTTTGAATATATATTGGAAAGATTTTTTTCACAAGTTAATATTAAGTATTCAAAGCTTAATCCACTTCTTAATAAAGATTTATTGTCAACTTCATCAGTTATATTTTGAAGATGACTTAGAACAGCAAATTATAAAGCGGATTTAATCATTATTTTTGATAAAAATCAAAACCTAAAATTAGTTGTTAAAACAAAAGAAGGATATGTAAACTTAAATAATGATGAAATAGCTTATTTATTTATTAATAGTCAATATTTATACTGAAAACAAAATAAATTGCTTGAAGAAAATAAACTTTTTATTCCACTTAATGCAGCTAGTTTTGTAATTCAAACTTTAGAAAATTATAAAATTAATTATAAATATGAAGACCAAATTCAAAGCGCAAGTAATGTATTGTTTGCTTATAATTTAGGATTTTCAAATTCAATTGATTGCAAACTAAATTATGACAGTATTGAATTTTTAATTAACTTCTGTTTTATGCTTTGAAACTATAAAGAAAATAATAATTTATTTACTTTTAAATACAAAAAAATGAATGATATTACAAAATTTTTATATTTACACACTTATCAAATTAAAAAAGATGTTAAAAACACTGCTCAGATTTTTGAATATATTCAAAATAATCCAAGTGCATTTGGAAAATATAAAGTCGCAAAATTAAAAGCAATAAATTATGAAAATGATCAAGTAATTTACTTTTTTAAGCTTGAACTTAAGGCTAAACATCATTATAGTGAAATGTATTTTACTTATAATAAGCTTAATGATCAAAATGAAATTAAGATTGAAACTAAAACCGATTTATATAAACTTAACCAATTAATTGAAAAAATTTATATCTATCACATTCAAAGAAAAATTATTAAAAAATACCTTAGATTAGCTAACAAACTAAATAAGGCAAAAGATAAATAA
- the ychF gene encoding redox-regulated ATPase YchF yields MSLKAGIVGLPNVGKSTLFSAITKKQVESSNYAFTTIEPNISSVPLIDPRLVKIAEIVNPDKIVWATFDFVDIAGLVAGASKGEGLGNKFLANIREVDAIIHVVRCFEDKNIMHVANSVDPVRDKDVINMELLLADLETINNVINRVAKKAKSGDKEGIIESNAAHKIKQALENNIPARDVELDENELKYIKGYHLLTLKPIIYVANLSNDQFANYETDKNFSALKASLKDNEKLIPICVQLESELIAVENEEEKMELLAMYGIEVSGLDILTRAAFDLLNLETYFTAGKVEARAWVYHKGWLAPKCAGVIHTDFEKKFIKADVISYEDFIEYNGEQGAKNAGKLRSEGKNYVMKDGDICHFKFGK; encoded by the coding sequence ATGTCATTAAAAGCAGGTATTGTCGGACTTCCTAATGTAGGAAAAAGTACTCTTTTTAGTGCAATTACTAAGAAGCAAGTAGAATCATCAAATTACGCTTTCACCACAATTGAACCAAACATTTCTTCAGTTCCGCTTATTGATCCAAGACTTGTTAAAATTGCTGAAATTGTAAATCCAGATAAAATTGTTTGAGCTACATTTGATTTTGTAGATATTGCTGGACTAGTTGCTGGAGCTTCAAAAGGTGAAGGGCTTGGAAATAAATTCTTAGCTAACATTAGAGAAGTTGATGCAATTATTCATGTCGTGAGATGTTTTGAAGATAAAAACATTATGCACGTAGCTAATTCTGTTGATCCAGTTAGAGATAAAGACGTTATTAATATGGAATTATTGCTTGCTGATTTAGAAACAATTAATAATGTTATTAACCGTGTTGCTAAAAAAGCTAAATCAGGAGATAAAGAAGGAATTATTGAATCAAATGCTGCTCACAAAATTAAGCAAGCACTTGAAAATAATATTCCTGCTAGAGATGTTGAACTTGATGAAAATGAACTTAAATACATCAAAGGATACCACTTATTAACTCTTAAACCTATTATTTATGTTGCTAACTTAAGTAATGATCAATTCGCAAATTATGAAACTGATAAAAACTTTTCAGCACTTAAAGCAAGTCTTAAAGATAATGAAAAACTTATTCCAATTTGTGTTCAACTCGAATCTGAACTTATAGCAGTTGAAAATGAAGAAGAAAAAATGGAATTACTCGCAATGTATGGAATAGAAGTTAGTGGACTTGATATTTTAACTCGTGCTGCATTTGATTTATTAAATCTTGAAACTTATTTCACAGCTGGAAAAGTTGAAGCTAGAGCTTGAGTATACCATAAAGGTTGACTTGCTCCTAAATGTGCTGGCGTAATTCACACTGACTTTGAGAAAAAATTCATTAAAGCTGATGTTATTTCTTATGAAGACTTTATTGAATATAACGGAGAGCAAGGTGCAAAAAACGCTGGTAAGCTTCGTTCTGAAGGTAAAAATTATGTAATGAAAGATGGTGATATTTGTCACTTTAAATTCGGAAAATAA